One genomic window of Mesorhizobium sp. CAU 1732 includes the following:
- a CDS encoding oligosaccharide flippase family protein, with product MSRVRRAFMMASVEQYLALLVNFGMVAALARILSPAEIGTAVVGLGICVIVFSFREFATAEFLIQRPTVEAIDIRTSATILLGVTLILAILVFLGAPLLAGFYGQAGLIPFIWVLIAASIVEALAFPAVALLRRDMRFGALARLRTASLCASATVTIGLAAFGHGFMSYAWGSLASSCVMLAVAAVATPDAFGFKPSLKSWRFVYEFGRYRGAVGLVDRVYDAIPQLVLGRVMPMSDVGLYNRTSAVCAIPDRMLLGAIFAIAFPVLAERAREGRDIGDTYLRALGLITVIYWPALLMMALLADSVVRVLLGQAWMEIVPLVRIVAVASLFFFPVILTHPILMATGHNKAAFLSNLFSRAFAAIVLCLASLGGIKAMALGQFVAIPVEMLIALYFVRKAVPFEWRAFGGMLMQSGTVTLGTMAGPLAVAALSGWHFEFTPLEALSIVALAGMGWLAGIHLTRHPVCHELVRLPVLGPLVAKVGDRLRFSAAPRTEPAE from the coding sequence ATGAGCCGTGTACGTCGCGCATTCATGATGGCGTCGGTCGAGCAATATCTCGCCCTTCTCGTCAATTTCGGCATGGTGGCCGCGCTGGCGCGCATCCTGTCGCCCGCGGAAATCGGGACCGCCGTGGTGGGGCTCGGCATCTGCGTCATCGTCTTCTCGTTCCGTGAATTCGCCACCGCCGAATTTCTGATCCAGCGACCCACGGTCGAGGCGATCGACATCCGCACATCGGCGACGATCCTTCTCGGCGTGACGCTGATCCTGGCCATTCTCGTGTTTCTGGGCGCACCGCTCCTCGCTGGATTCTACGGCCAGGCCGGACTGATACCGTTCATCTGGGTGCTGATCGCGGCGTCGATCGTGGAGGCGCTCGCCTTTCCGGCCGTCGCGCTGCTGCGCCGCGACATGCGCTTCGGTGCGCTTGCGCGGTTGCGCACCGCAAGTCTCTGCGCCTCGGCCACCGTCACGATCGGACTTGCCGCATTCGGGCATGGCTTCATGAGCTACGCATGGGGAAGCCTCGCGTCGTCATGCGTCATGCTGGCGGTGGCCGCGGTCGCCACCCCCGACGCATTCGGCTTCAAGCCGTCGCTCAAATCCTGGCGTTTCGTCTACGAGTTCGGGCGGTATCGCGGCGCGGTGGGACTGGTCGACCGGGTCTACGACGCGATCCCGCAATTGGTGCTCGGGCGCGTGATGCCGATGTCGGATGTCGGTCTCTACAACCGAACCAGCGCCGTGTGCGCGATACCCGATCGCATGCTGCTCGGCGCGATCTTCGCGATTGCGTTCCCGGTACTCGCGGAGCGCGCCCGCGAAGGCAGGGATATCGGCGATACCTATCTGCGCGCGCTCGGGCTGATCACCGTGATCTACTGGCCGGCACTTCTCATGATGGCGTTGCTGGCCGACAGCGTGGTGCGCGTCCTGCTCGGCCAGGCCTGGATGGAGATCGTCCCTCTGGTGCGCATCGTGGCCGTCGCGAGCCTGTTCTTCTTTCCCGTCATCCTGACGCATCCGATCCTGATGGCGACGGGACACAACAAGGCGGCGTTCCTCTCGAACCTCTTCTCCCGCGCCTTTGCCGCCATCGTGCTGTGCCTGGCGAGCCTCGGCGGCATCAAGGCGATGGCGCTCGGGCAGTTCGTTGCGATTCCGGTCGAGATGCTGATCGCGCTGTACTTCGTCCGCAAGGCCGTGCCGTTCGAGTGGCGCGCATTTGGTGGGATGCTCATGCAAAGTGGAACGGTCACGCTTGGAACGATGGCGGGGCCGCTGGCTGTCGCCGCGCTGTCCGGCTGGCACTTCGAATTCACGCCGCTGGAGGCTCTGTCGATCGTCGCTCTGGCGGGCATGGGTTGGCTGGCTGGCATCCATCTCACGCGGCACCCCGTGTGCCACGAATTGGTCCGGCTGCCGGTCCTCGGGCCGCTCGTCGCAAAAGTCGGCGATCGTCTTCGGTTCTCCGCCGCGCCACGGACGGAACCGGCGGAATGA
- a CDS encoding DUF4038 domain-containing protein: MINRRALLVGVPLLMAVRPLTAQHLPSGRFPLAVSPDKRHVIDGTGTPFMIHGDTAWSLIADLTREETLLYLDDRSKRGFNTILVSLIERKFTTDAPRNAYGEDPFLARGDFSQPNPLYFDQAEWVINQALQRGLLVLLTPVYLGFGGGDEGWYQEMVTAGPEVMRAYGGFVGRRFAHLPNIMWLHGGDYDPPDRGLVRAVADGLADAGAAGIATAHCAPDSITGQVWKGEPWLAMDTVYTYGDVHGQVLERYQQSAMPVLMLETAYENEHGSTEETLRIAAYGALLGGAAGHLFGNNPIWHFSGPGIYDTGGIGWREALASRGTQSMTHLKTLFDTIDWWLLKPAPADRPVHGIGVQRIFTAASSDGSLSVSYLLDAQAVVVHHASLAVAGASAQWFDPSTGVLTDAGVLQVDDSGAVRMTPPARLNGSGFHDWVLVLKADA, encoded by the coding sequence GTGATCAACCGGCGCGCCTTGCTGGTCGGCGTGCCGCTGCTGATGGCGGTGAGACCGCTTACCGCGCAGCACCTGCCGAGCGGCCGGTTTCCGCTCGCGGTCTCGCCGGACAAGCGCCATGTCATCGACGGAACCGGAACGCCGTTCATGATCCATGGGGACACCGCGTGGTCGTTGATCGCGGACCTGACGCGCGAGGAGACGCTGCTTTATCTCGACGACCGCAGCAAGCGCGGCTTCAACACGATCCTCGTCTCGCTGATCGAGCGCAAGTTCACGACGGACGCGCCGCGCAACGCGTATGGCGAAGATCCGTTTCTGGCGCGGGGGGATTTCTCGCAGCCGAACCCGCTCTATTTCGACCAGGCCGAATGGGTCATCAACCAGGCGCTGCAACGCGGCCTGCTGGTGCTTCTGACGCCCGTCTATCTGGGGTTCGGTGGCGGCGACGAAGGCTGGTATCAGGAGATGGTTACCGCGGGGCCGGAGGTTATGAGGGCCTATGGCGGGTTTGTCGGCCGGCGCTTTGCGCATCTGCCGAACATCATGTGGCTGCATGGCGGCGACTACGATCCGCCGGATCGCGGGCTCGTCCGCGCCGTGGCCGACGGACTGGCGGATGCCGGGGCTGCCGGCATCGCGACGGCGCACTGCGCGCCTGACTCGATCACCGGGCAAGTCTGGAAGGGCGAACCCTGGCTGGCGATGGATACCGTCTATACCTATGGCGACGTGCATGGGCAGGTTCTGGAGCGATATCAGCAATCCGCCATGCCTGTCCTGATGCTCGAGACCGCTTATGAAAACGAGCATGGCTCGACCGAGGAGACACTGCGCATAGCAGCCTATGGCGCGCTTCTGGGCGGTGCTGCCGGCCACCTGTTCGGCAACAATCCGATCTGGCATTTCAGCGGCCCCGGCATCTACGATACCGGCGGGATCGGTTGGCGGGAGGCGCTTGCAAGCCGTGGCACGCAGAGCATGACGCATCTCAAGACGTTGTTCGACACAATCGACTGGTGGCTGCTCAAGCCTGCTCCTGCGGACAGGCCCGTCCACGGAATCGGCGTGCAGCGCATTTTTACCGCGGCGTCTTCGGATGGGTCGCTGTCGGTGTCCTATCTGCTCGATGCTCAGGCAGTCGTCGTTCATCACGCAAGTTTGGCCGTTGCCGGGGCCAGCGCCCAGTGGTTCGATCCGTCGACCGGTGTGCTGACGGACGCCGGCGTCTTGCAGGTTGACGATAGCGGCGCGGTTCGCATGACGCCGCCCGCACGTCTCAACGGCAGCGGGTTTCACGATTGGGTGCTGGTCCTCAAAGCTGACGCATAG
- a CDS encoding polysaccharide pyruvyl transferase family protein, with protein MRLGLFGQFGTGNSGNDSSLEAMIRLLRTHRPDAELICICPNPAQVTADFGIKAISSGRADPKGRLSTGAIARLVGRMRNLVYPFAAAGLLDALIVPGTGFLDDFQEVPFGWPFMIMRWSLAARLRGAKLAFVSIGAGPIRHAMSRRFMVAAARLCHYRSYRDQISKDFMIALGCGSDADRVYPDLAFSLIAPNGRAPGGERVTVGVGVMAYAGWVRQHADSEAIYDRYTGRIVAFIAWLLGQGHDVRLLTGDKQDKQAVSDVLERLKAHTPPDISATVTLQPTRTLQELMEQIALTDIVVATRFHNVIGALKMARPVVSLGYARKNEVLLEDMGLHDMSQPIENLDLDLLKTQFARVLRDRTIISDQIRGCTTLYASRLAEQERALLRILSPRRSGERSGDTQPSGFPT; from the coding sequence ATGCGACTTGGTCTCTTCGGACAATTCGGCACCGGCAATTCTGGAAATGACTCGTCGCTCGAAGCGATGATCCGCCTCCTTCGCACGCACCGCCCGGACGCGGAGCTCATCTGCATCTGTCCGAATCCCGCGCAGGTAACAGCCGATTTCGGGATCAAGGCCATTTCAAGCGGCCGCGCCGATCCCAAGGGCAGACTTTCCACGGGAGCGATCGCCCGCTTGGTCGGTCGCATGCGCAATCTCGTCTATCCGTTTGCTGCGGCCGGCCTCCTGGATGCACTCATCGTTCCGGGAACGGGCTTCCTGGACGACTTTCAGGAGGTGCCGTTCGGATGGCCGTTCATGATCATGCGCTGGAGCCTGGCGGCTCGTCTTCGTGGCGCGAAACTCGCCTTCGTCAGCATCGGCGCGGGCCCCATTCGCCACGCGATGAGCAGGCGGTTCATGGTCGCGGCGGCCCGCCTCTGTCACTATCGATCGTATCGCGACCAGATCTCGAAGGATTTCATGATCGCGCTGGGCTGCGGCAGCGACGCCGATCGCGTCTATCCCGACCTTGCCTTTTCGTTGATCGCCCCGAATGGCAGAGCGCCCGGCGGCGAGAGGGTGACGGTGGGCGTGGGCGTCATGGCCTATGCAGGCTGGGTCAGGCAGCACGCCGACAGCGAAGCGATCTACGATCGCTACACGGGTCGGATCGTCGCCTTCATTGCCTGGCTTCTCGGGCAGGGCCACGATGTTCGTTTGCTGACGGGCGACAAGCAGGACAAGCAGGCCGTGTCGGATGTGCTCGAACGACTGAAGGCGCATACGCCCCCTGACATTTCGGCAACCGTGACGCTTCAGCCGACCCGCACGCTGCAGGAACTCATGGAGCAGATCGCCCTCACTGACATCGTAGTTGCGACACGGTTTCACAATGTTATCGGCGCCTTGAAGATGGCCCGACCCGTCGTCTCGCTGGGCTATGCCAGGAAGAACGAAGTTCTGCTGGAGGATATGGGCCTGCACGATATGTCCCAGCCCATCGAGAATCTGGACCTCGATCTCCTGAAGACGCAGTTCGCCCGTGTGCTTCGAGACAGGACGATCATCTCCGACCAGATCAGAGGGTGCACGACGCTCTACGCGTCCAGGCTCGCCGAGCAGGAGCGCGCGCTGCTGCGCATTCTCTCGCCGCGGCGATCAGGCGAGCGCTCGGGCGATACCCAGCCCTCCGGCTTCCCGACCTGA
- a CDS encoding glycosyltransferase family A protein, producing the protein MPGIDIVIPSYNYGRYLADCVESVRAQGIDDLRILIIDNASTDDSREVARRLAAMDRRIELRLRDVNLGPHASFNEGVDWAASDYFAILCADDLLAPKALRRAMRAMEANGNVHLAFGRTQFLAGERQPVEERSSVFLHPQIIAGLDLLNEFCATGRSPIGGPTAVVRTRVQKQAGHYRRELAHTDDVEMWMRFCALGDAARIDAVQVQARIHPVNQSAVVSNVHKWNLEMEKAFDAFFKSCDPNVPDPEQLHRIARHSLANRAYWCALSHAVRGEPGVLDLLKFAISRRPSLAVFPPLVSLLKRDDVSKRVAATLSAMRARLNVREA; encoded by the coding sequence TTGCCGGGTATCGACATCGTCATTCCAAGCTACAATTACGGTCGCTATCTCGCCGACTGCGTCGAGAGCGTGCGCGCGCAGGGGATCGACGATCTTCGCATCCTGATCATCGACAATGCGTCGACCGATGACAGCCGCGAGGTTGCACGGCGGCTTGCCGCCATGGACAGGCGGATCGAACTGCGATTGCGCGACGTCAATCTCGGCCCGCATGCCTCGTTCAACGAGGGCGTGGACTGGGCGGCGTCGGACTACTTCGCAATCCTGTGTGCCGACGACCTGCTTGCACCCAAGGCTCTGCGCCGCGCAATGCGTGCGATGGAGGCGAATGGCAACGTGCATCTGGCATTCGGCAGGACCCAATTTCTTGCCGGCGAGCGGCAGCCGGTCGAGGAAAGGTCTTCCGTGTTCCTGCATCCGCAGATCATTGCCGGGCTCGATCTCCTGAATGAATTTTGTGCAACGGGCCGCAGCCCGATCGGAGGACCGACGGCGGTGGTGCGGACGCGCGTCCAGAAACAGGCGGGGCATTATCGGCGCGAACTCGCCCACACCGACGATGTTGAGATGTGGATGCGGTTCTGCGCGCTTGGAGACGCGGCCAGGATAGACGCGGTGCAGGTGCAGGCACGCATCCATCCCGTCAACCAGTCCGCCGTGGTCAGCAATGTGCACAAGTGGAATCTGGAGATGGAAAAGGCGTTCGACGCATTCTTCAAGAGCTGCGATCCCAACGTACCGGATCCCGAGCAGTTGCATCGCATCGCGCGGCACAGCTTGGCGAACCGAGCATATTGGTGCGCGCTGTCGCACGCGGTTCGGGGCGAGCCGGGTGTTCTCGATCTCCTGAAATTCGCGATTTCACGCCGGCCATCTCTGGCTGTGTTTCCACCGCTCGTTTCGCTGTTGAAGCGCGACGATGTTTCGAAGCGGGTCGCGGCAACGCTTTCGGCGATGCGCGCACGCCTGAACGTGCGCGAAGCCTGA
- a CDS encoding glutamate-1-semialdehyde 2,1-aminomutase: MIDHGFGKSDALRARAHAMIPGGAHTYAKGDDQYPVLSPGFIARGSGSHVWDVDGNEYIEYGMGNRAVGLGHAYPEIVEAAMRAMQDGSNFTRPHMLEPACAEAFLETIPCAEMVKFCKDGSDATSGAVRLARAYTGRDMIACCADHPFFSTDDWFIGTTPMNSGIPEATRRLTTTFRYSDPDSLRDLFSQHHGKIAAVIMEASRGDDPPANYLQSVQRICHENGALLIFDEMITGFRWHVGGAQQLYGVTPDLSCFGKALGNGFSVSALAGRREIMRLGGLDHTDRPRVFLLSTTHGAETHALAAAIATMRVYRNEPVIEHLYRQGSNLRAGIEAAVRARGLEGVFKVAGRDCCLAFATLDREGQASQPFRTLFLQETIKRGILMPSLVVSYAHSDEDVNLTIEAMDGALGVYARALEDGVERHLVGRPSQVVFRRFNHADASEASARLAVVR; encoded by the coding sequence ATGATCGACCATGGCTTTGGCAAATCGGACGCGCTGCGCGCGCGCGCTCATGCGATGATTCCAGGCGGTGCGCACACCTACGCCAAGGGCGACGACCAGTATCCGGTTCTTTCGCCAGGGTTCATCGCGCGCGGCAGCGGCTCGCACGTCTGGGATGTCGATGGCAACGAGTACATCGAATACGGCATGGGCAACCGCGCCGTCGGACTGGGTCACGCCTATCCCGAGATCGTCGAGGCCGCGATGCGGGCGATGCAGGACGGAAGCAACTTCACGCGCCCGCATATGCTCGAACCGGCCTGCGCGGAGGCGTTTCTCGAAACCATTCCGTGCGCCGAGATGGTGAAGTTCTGCAAGGATGGGTCGGATGCGACGTCCGGCGCGGTCAGGCTGGCGCGGGCCTATACAGGGCGCGATATGATCGCGTGTTGCGCCGACCATCCGTTCTTCTCGACCGACGACTGGTTCATCGGGACGACGCCGATGAATTCGGGCATTCCCGAAGCGACGCGTCGCCTGACGACTACGTTTCGCTACAGCGATCCGGACAGCCTGCGCGACCTCTTCTCGCAGCACCACGGCAAGATCGCCGCCGTGATCATGGAGGCGTCGCGTGGCGACGATCCGCCTGCGAACTATCTGCAAAGCGTGCAGCGCATCTGCCACGAGAACGGCGCGCTCCTGATCTTCGACGAAATGATCACTGGGTTTCGCTGGCATGTCGGCGGGGCGCAGCAGCTCTATGGCGTGACGCCGGATTTGTCCTGTTTCGGCAAGGCGCTCGGCAATGGCTTCTCGGTGTCCGCGCTGGCCGGCAGACGCGAGATCATGCGGCTCGGCGGGCTCGATCACACCGACCGCCCGCGCGTGTTCCTGCTTTCCACGACGCATGGCGCGGAGACGCACGCGCTTGCGGCCGCCATCGCCACGATGCGCGTCTACAGAAATGAGCCGGTGATCGAGCACCTTTACCGGCAGGGATCGAACCTTCGAGCCGGCATCGAGGCGGCGGTTCGGGCGCGTGGACTGGAAGGCGTCTTCAAGGTGGCGGGACGCGACTGCTGTCTTGCCTTCGCGACGCTCGATCGGGAAGGGCAGGCCTCGCAGCCATTCCGCACGCTGTTCCTGCAAGAGACGATAAAGCGGGGCATCCTCATGCCGTCGCTGGTGGTGAGCTACGCTCACAGCGACGAGGATGTGAACCTCACGATCGAGGCGATGGACGGCGCGCTGGGCGTCTATGCGCGCGCGCTGGAAGATGGCGTGGAGCGGCATCTGGTGGGGCGTCCGTCGCAGGTCGTGTTCCGGCGCTTCAACCATGCCGATGCGAGCGAGGCGAGCGCGAGGCTCGCGGTCGTGCGGTGA
- a CDS encoding DUF4910 domain-containing protein, with protein MDASVYPVPSVAAVRIGDEIHALAAEIYPICRSITGAGVRETLRLLGRHIDLEQHAVPTGTRVFDWRIPREWTIRDAFIRSADGRRVLDFKASNLHVVNYSMPIRRYISTVDLKRHVFTLPDQPDLIPYRTSYYEPDWGFCMSQRALDAMTDDTYEICIDSELADGHLTYGEYVHAGETEREFLLTAHICHPSLANDNCSGLALLTLLARNLVARRTRHTYRFLFAPGTIGSLAWLAANEERVPLVDHGLVVSCVGDAGGPTYKQSRRGNALIDRAMAHLVSHLPPNGKAIPFSPYGYDERQFCSPGFDMPVGLLQNSAFGTFPEYHTSADDLDFIRPEHLERSYRLIMDAIEIVETDRRPVNLLPKGEPQLGRRGLYSKLGGSGPGAAMPMLWVLNLSDGAHSLLDMAERSGLHYRLILDAADVLEAEGLLSSGE; from the coding sequence ATGGATGCGAGCGTCTATCCAGTCCCATCGGTCGCCGCGGTTCGGATTGGAGATGAAATCCACGCGCTTGCGGCGGAAATCTATCCGATCTGCCGCAGCATCACCGGCGCCGGCGTGCGGGAGACGCTGCGGCTGCTTGGCCGCCACATCGATCTGGAGCAGCACGCGGTGCCGACCGGGACGCGGGTGTTCGACTGGAGGATACCGCGCGAATGGACGATCCGGGACGCATTTATCCGCTCGGCGGATGGTCGCCGCGTGCTCGATTTCAAGGCGTCGAACCTGCATGTCGTGAACTATTCCATGCCGATCCGCCGCTATATCTCGACGGTCGATCTCAAGCGCCACGTCTTCACGCTGCCGGATCAGCCGGATTTGATCCCGTATCGCACATCATACTACGAGCCGGACTGGGGTTTCTGCATGAGCCAGCGTGCGCTCGATGCGATGACGGACGATACCTACGAGATCTGCATCGATTCCGAACTGGCAGACGGGCACCTGACCTATGGCGAGTATGTCCATGCAGGAGAGACCGAACGCGAGTTCCTGCTGACGGCGCATATCTGCCACCCGTCGCTTGCCAACGACAATTGTTCGGGCTTGGCGCTCCTCACGCTCCTGGCGCGCAATCTGGTCGCCCGCCGGACGCGTCACACCTACAGGTTCCTGTTCGCGCCGGGCACGATCGGGTCGCTCGCTTGGCTGGCCGCCAATGAAGAGCGCGTGCCGCTCGTCGATCACGGCCTCGTCGTCTCCTGCGTCGGCGACGCGGGCGGGCCGACCTACAAGCAGAGCAGGCGGGGGAACGCGCTCATCGACCGCGCGATGGCGCATCTGGTGTCGCACCTGCCACCGAACGGCAAGGCGATACCGTTCTCGCCCTACGGTTACGACGAGCGGCAGTTCTGCTCGCCGGGGTTCGATATGCCGGTCGGCCTGTTGCAGAACAGCGCCTTCGGCACGTTTCCCGAATATCATACGTCGGCCGACGATCTGGACTTCATCAGGCCGGAACATCTTGAGCGCAGCTACCGCCTGATCATGGATGCGATCGAGATCGTGGAAACCGACCGCCGACCGGTCAACCTCCTGCCGAAGGGGGAACCCCAGCTTGGCAGGCGCGGGCTTTATTCAAAGCTCGGCGGATCGGGGCCGGGTGCGGCGATGCCGATGCTCTGGGTGCTCAATCTTTCCGACGGTGCGCATTCGCTGCTCGACATGGCGGAGCGTTCGGGGTTGCACTACCGGCTGATCCTTGATGCTGCCGATGTGCTGGAAGCGGAAGGCCTGCTGAGTTCAGGCGAGTGA
- a CDS encoding NAD(P)-dependent oxidoreductase codes for MRVLVTGHKGYLGSVMVPMLLNAGHQVTGYDCDLYERCTYDRGGAQILVPSLRKDVRDVEPEDLDGQDVVIHLAALSNDPLSNLNPEITYDINHRGSVRMAKAAKAAGVKRFLFASSCSNYGISSAGLIDETGELKPLTPYGWSKVMAERDIVPLADDDFCPVYFRPATAYGLSPRIRFDIVLNNLVAWGVAEGLIFMKSDGTPWRPIVHAQDIARAFIAGLSAPTDKVWNEAFNVGTTAHNYRISEIAEIVAGVVPGCRVEFASDAGPDPRSYRVSFEKLARVLPDARPQWDALAGAKQLYGAFKASGLSKAEFEGTRYQRIAHIRQLIASGILSDDLRHTSVTRYSREMSMAV; via the coding sequence ATGCGGGTACTGGTTACGGGCCACAAGGGCTATCTCGGTTCGGTGATGGTGCCGATGCTTCTCAATGCGGGGCATCAGGTCACCGGATATGATTGCGACCTCTATGAGCGCTGCACCTACGATCGGGGCGGCGCGCAAATTCTGGTGCCGTCGTTGCGCAAGGACGTCCGCGACGTGGAGCCGGAGGATCTGGACGGCCAGGATGTGGTCATCCACCTCGCGGCGCTGTCGAACGACCCGCTGAGCAATCTCAATCCCGAGATCACCTACGACATCAACCATCGCGGCAGCGTCCGCATGGCGAAAGCGGCGAAGGCGGCCGGCGTGAAGCGCTTCCTGTTTGCGTCGTCGTGCAGCAATTACGGCATATCGAGCGCCGGCCTGATCGACGAGACGGGCGAGCTCAAACCGCTCACGCCCTATGGCTGGTCCAAGGTCATGGCCGAGCGCGATATCGTACCGCTGGCGGATGACGATTTCTGCCCGGTCTACTTCCGGCCTGCCACGGCTTACGGGCTGTCGCCGCGCATCCGGTTCGACATCGTTCTCAACAATCTCGTCGCCTGGGGCGTGGCGGAAGGGCTGATCTTCATGAAATCCGACGGCACGCCATGGCGTCCGATCGTGCACGCCCAGGATATCGCGCGGGCCTTCATCGCGGGGCTTTCCGCGCCGACCGACAAGGTCTGGAACGAGGCGTTCAATGTCGGCACGACGGCGCACAATTACCGCATCAGCGAGATCGCCGAGATCGTTGCGGGCGTGGTGCCGGGATGCCGCGTCGAGTTCGCCAGCGATGCCGGTCCAGACCCGCGCTCCTACCGCGTCAGCTTCGAGAAGCTCGCCCGGGTCCTGCCCGACGCGCGGCCGCAATGGGATGCGCTGGCGGGTGCGAAGCAGCTCTACGGCGCGTTCAAGGCGTCGGGTCTGTCCAAGGCCGAGTTCGAGGGCACACGCTATCAGCGTATCGCGCATATCAGGCAGTTGATCGCCAGCGGCATCCTGTCCGACGATCTGCGCCATACCAGCGTGACGCGTTACTCTCGCGAAATGTCGATGGCTGTCTAG
- a CDS encoding class I SAM-dependent methyltransferase gives MSLVTPIAQQREFWNRWNTETREKGIEEISRRQAQTVRRWLEASGRTDLDILEVGCGAGWFCDELSAYGSVTGTDLSDEVLERARQRTPAARFLAGDFMTLDLEGGGYDVVVTLEVLSHMANQRHFIRKIADLLRPGGTLMMATQNRTVLERHNRIDPPQPGQLRRWVDRDELTELLSDAFDIIEIGSVTPRANKGIMRYVNSRKLNAPVRAVFGNQVERLKERLGLGWTLMALARKRDHA, from the coding sequence ATGAGTCTCGTCACGCCGATCGCGCAGCAGCGCGAGTTCTGGAACCGCTGGAACACGGAAACGCGCGAGAAGGGTATCGAGGAGATTTCCCGCAGGCAGGCGCAAACCGTCCGGCGCTGGCTGGAAGCGTCCGGCAGGACAGACCTCGACATTCTGGAAGTCGGCTGCGGCGCAGGGTGGTTCTGCGACGAACTCTCGGCCTACGGTTCGGTCACCGGCACGGATCTCTCAGACGAAGTGCTTGAACGCGCGCGCCAGCGGACCCCTGCCGCGCGCTTTCTCGCCGGCGACTTCATGACGCTCGACCTTGAGGGGGGCGGCTACGATGTCGTGGTCACGCTCGAAGTGCTGTCGCACATGGCAAACCAGCGACACTTCATCCGGAAGATCGCGGACCTGCTCCGGCCCGGCGGCACGCTCATGATGGCGACGCAGAACCGCACCGTGCTCGAGCGTCACAACCGGATCGATCCGCCGCAACCCGGCCAGTTGCGACGCTGGGTCGACAGGGACGAACTCACCGAACTGCTCAGCGATGCGTTCGACATCATCGAGATCGGCTCGGTGACCCCGCGCGCCAACAAGGGCATCATGCGGTACGTCAACTCACGCAAGCTGAATGCGCCGGTGCGTGCCGTCTTCGGCAATCAGGTCGAGCGGCTGAAGGAGAGGCTCGGCCTCGGCTGGACGTTGATGGCGCTGGCGCGCAAGCGCGATCACGCCTGA
- a CDS encoding glycosyltransferase family 4 protein: MRFAYFVKPHMGGTFTLFSHLRKGLAAHGIEVEWIALEDAGARPGLLPDDDARAGAFVACASTNDGFRAAAMMDALAQRRYDGVFVNVLADRVDMNLARYLPASMTRIMIVHNITPGTYGAARAIREHVHATVGVSERCRRDLVSAYGFDAKRTVAIPNAVDVEAVAMRARPPRSRDDGLRLLYLGRIEDASKGVFWLPDILSKTAEPMTLTVAGDGPDLTKLKARMTRFGDRARFAGSVAQADVPDLLLAHDVMIMPSRFEGFGLTIVEAMAAGCVPVVSHLAGVTDTIVQNGVTGLLFPIGERGIAAACIDELARDPALLDAMSVRSRERARRCFGLEQMADSYAALMRDVVTRKPPVPAALPLSQWAYPSGLRTGLRTYLPQNVKNWLRGARERVQPRSDETRRRA, encoded by the coding sequence TTGAGATTTGCCTATTTCGTCAAACCGCATATGGGCGGGACGTTCACCCTCTTCAGCCATCTGCGAAAGGGGCTGGCGGCGCATGGAATCGAGGTCGAATGGATCGCGCTCGAGGATGCTGGCGCCAGGCCCGGCCTGTTGCCGGACGATGATGCGCGGGCGGGAGCCTTCGTCGCTTGTGCCTCTACGAACGACGGGTTTCGCGCGGCCGCGATGATGGATGCGCTTGCGCAGCGCAGGTATGACGGGGTGTTCGTCAACGTGCTCGCAGACCGGGTCGACATGAACCTCGCGCGGTATCTTCCGGCCAGCATGACGCGCATCATGATCGTCCACAACATCACGCCCGGCACCTATGGGGCGGCGCGCGCGATCCGCGAGCATGTTCACGCCACGGTCGGCGTGTCGGAGCGGTGTCGCCGCGACCTCGTCAGCGCATACGGATTCGATGCGAAGCGGACGGTGGCGATACCGAATGCGGTCGATGTCGAGGCGGTGGCGATGCGCGCGCGACCGCCGCGAAGCCGCGACGACGGACTGCGCCTCCTGTATCTCGGGCGCATCGAGGACGCATCCAAGGGCGTGTTCTGGCTCCCCGACATCCTGTCGAAGACTGCCGAACCCATGACCCTGACGGTGGCGGGCGACGGGCCTGATCTGACGAAGCTGAAGGCGCGCATGACGCGCTTCGGCGATCGCGCGCGCTTTGCGGGCTCCGTCGCGCAGGCGGACGTGCCCGATCTTCTTCTCGCCCACGACGTTATGATCATGCCATCCCGGTTCGAAGGGTTCGGGTTGACGATCGTCGAGGCCATGGCGGCAGGATGCGTTCCCGTCGTCTCGCACCTCGCGGGCGTGACCGATACGATCGTGCAGAACGGCGTCACGGGGCTGCTTTTCCCGATCGGCGAACGGGGCATCGCGGCGGCGTGCATCGACGAGCTCGCGCGCGACCCGGCGCTTCTGGACGCGATGTCGGTGCGCAGCAGGGAGCGCGCGCGCCGCTGTTTCGGCCTTGAGCAGATGGCGGATTCCTATGCAGCGCTGATGCGGGACGTCGTGACGCGCAAACCGCCCGTGCCGGCCGCGCTGCCGCTATCGCAGTGGGCCTATCCGTCAGGCTTGCGCACGGGTTTGCGCACCTATCTGCCGCAAAACGTCAAGAACTGGCTCCGGGGTGCGCGTGAGCGCGTGCAGCCCCGCAGCGACGAAACCAGGAGGCGGGCATGA